The Prionailurus viverrinus isolate Anna chromosome C1, UM_Priviv_1.0, whole genome shotgun sequence DNA window ATAGACAATAAATATTCTGAtaatcagttgcattttttaggaagaataaaaatgaattccatttaaaaattagctATTTAATATAAGAACCTTGcaacataatagaaaatattactACCATGACCAAAAAATCATGCAATTAGGTAGGGTGTAAAAAtatgaaggtatttttttaagtttatttatttattttgagagagacagtgggaggacaggcaagagagagggagagagagaatcccaagcaggctctgcgctattagctcagagcctgacataggactcAAACctgcaaaccacaagatcatgacctgacttgaaataaagagtcagatgcttacctgactgagccacccagtcccccaatatatttttaaaagttgttctgttggtgggaatgcaaactggtgcagccactctggaaaacagtgtggaggttcctcaaaaaattaaaaatagaactaccctaggacccagcaatagcactgctaggaatttacccaagggatacaggagtgctgatgcatagggttgatggggggtgggagggaggggaaagtgggtgatgggcattgaggagggcacccactgggatgagtactgggtgttgtatggaaaccaattcgacaataaatttcatataaaaaatttttaaaaagtaaataaaagttggGTGTATACAGGAGTGGctgcatggctcagtcgattaagcgtccagctcttggtttcatctcaggtcatgatctcacagtttgtaagttcaagccccatatcaggctctgtgttgacagtttggaggctgcttggaattctctctctctctccctctccctctccctctgcccttctgcccctctgcccctctgcccttccccacccctcatacataaataaacttagaaagtaTACAAATTTACCTGGCAACATGATATTTTTTTTgcatgcatatttttcttttttaacagaacTATTCAGAATAGCTTATGACATTTTAGGCAGTGAAATTGTTCATTATCTTATAAGTAAAAGTGAGTGATGATACAACTCTAGAGAAATACTTGACATCCTTTCACGATTTGACTCCCAAGGCTCACATTTCACTTGTGCTGTATGGACTGCTGCCCTATCTGGAAGGGGAAGCCACTAAGGATTTTGAAGATGAGGGTTAGTCGGTCATTCAGAAGCAATGATTCTTCTGGGCATTTGACTACAGGAGCCCAGTATATAAATCACTTCCCTGAGGACCAGAACACATAGCACACACCCATAAACCTGTGTTTCCTTCCAGATGCCTCATTCCAATTCTTTGCCATCATGTTGCTGGCTGGCAACTGTTGCTTGTTAACCTAGACACTGGCAAGTGATTTTTGCTTTCAGGAGATCTGAATTAGAATTAAGAGGAAAAGTagtgcaggggagagagaggctgcTTTCTCTACTGGGACTCTGACATGAGAATTTTTCTCAGAGAAAAATCAGAGCGCACGTGATTGTTTTTCTGTAGTTGAAATCACCCATATTATGACTGAAAACAAAGTCTTTATCAAGGTTGCCTAATTACCAAGACAGTCAACTGAgaatttgtttttacttcaaCTCTTAAAGGTAATGTTACTATTGTTTGCCTTAATTAAAACTGATAACATTCACTGGGCTTGTTTCCCTTTTGATGTAAGGCATGAAATAGAAATACACTAGGGGTTATAGAAAAGACAGaatcaaaataggaaaaaaaaaaaggaaaaacatcttgGAATTCATCAATTTCTATTGTCATTCTTAACATTAACTGAAATATGAAGTCTACCTATCAGGAGAAACGTAGCTATCTTCCATGGACTGCTTGTTCTGGGCAATATCGTCTCCTATTTGGCATGTTATATAAATgccatataaaatataatacaagtttttacctttttatatctgagcaaactgaggctcaaaggggTTAGGTCACATGCTGAGGCCACACAGACTGTAGTCAGTCAAGCCGGGTTCTAGCCTCTGATTTCTATGATACCAAAGCCCATGATTTTCCTTCCTAATGCTGTTACTTGATTTTGTATAATTAGCTGAAAATTACCTGTAGAATCCAAACCAACCTACTTCAGTTTGGGGGAGGCAGACATTGAAAACTTgagttttttttctagttttttcatacatttcacttgacaatatttttttcccttagtagatcaaaatgaaataattgtcATTCCAACGGAcacagaaaagaatatgaaaaatggaGTGAGAATAACAGAAATCAATGTGGGAGGTGTTGCCAAAGATAACAGTGTGGACATGGGAGCTGACAGACTATCAAACTATCAGGCACATAAAACTGATACTGCTGAAAGTTACAAGGAAAATCATCTAGCTCCATCATTAGTAGCAGGCCAAAAACTGAATCAACCTAGcgaggaaaagacaaaaatgcaaGATGCGGCGATTCAGACAAACCCTTCCTCTGACAGTTTTGAGGGGAATCACCAAGGTCATCATTTGTCTAATTTCAAAGTTAATGAAAGTGTGCAAACTCCAAGTAACGATAAATCAACTCAACCCTCATCTCTAAGTCCCCAAGATTCTGCTGTAGATGCCTCAAGGAAATTCAGGAGTCAGGGCCCCCTAAACGTACATTCAGAGAATCAACTCACCATAAAAGGTCCAGTTTGTGCACGTGGTAATGATGGCCTTTTGCCTTCTGTAGATGGGATTGATAAAAACTCAACTATTTCAAAGAATTATCCACTTTATAGACAAGACTATGATCCCAAGCCAAAACCTTCAAATGAAATCACAAGAGAGTACATACCCAAAATTGGAATGACTACTTATAAAATAGTGCCTCCCAAGACCCTGGAGATACTGAAAAATTCGGAATCAGAAACCACTGGGTATAAAGATGATCACGAGATCCATACTTTAGGAAAAAAGCACACTGgtgaaaatgtgaaagaaactgCAATCCAAACAGAAGATCTTGTTATTTCCGACAACCCAAAGGAGCCACAGGCAGACCTTAAACTACAGCCGAGCCCAAGAACAGAGCATCAGGTCCACGGCGTGGAGAACTCACCCTGCATTGCCATGGGGAGTCCTCTGAAACCTACTCCCAGAATGACAAGGGACACTGGCACAGCTCCTCTCGTGCCAAATTTGGAAGATATAAACAATATTTTGGAGTCAAAACTTAAATCTCGGGTTTCAAATCCCCAGACCAAACCAAGTTCTTTTTTCCTACAGATGCAAAAAAGAGTTTCAGGTCACTATGTGACATCTGCAGCTGCCAAAGGTGTCCATGTGgcccctaaccctactccgaaagAACTAataaagaaagagggggaaagggaagtgATACCTCCTCCAGAACAAACTCTTTCTCCCTTAAGTAAAACAACTCCGTCTCCTCCACAGCCCCAGATTAAAAATGCTGATGATAACATCAGCAACCAGAAGCCTACTGAAACCCCTCCACCTCCCATAGCCCCGAGACCTGTTCCTCTTCCTGCGAATCAATTAGCTGCACTAAATCTGAAGACTTTGAAAACTTTTGGTGCACCGAGACCTTACTCGAGCTCTGCTCCCTCACCCTTTGCCCTCGCTGTAGTGAAACGGTCACAGTCTCTCAGCAAAGTGCGCACAGTGTCATGCAGTGAGGGTGCAGCTGCCCGACCTCCACCTGACACAGAAGAAGGGAAGGCTCCTTCTGTAAATAAATTTGTGGGCATCCCACAACTACTTGTGAGTGATAAGGTAAcgtgacctttttaaaaatcagaggttCTTATACAATGTGGTTTAAATGGGGGTTAACAAGCATGTTGTATATTTGTGTGTTACTTAACTCTGAATTCATATTAATCCAATGGCAAGCTACCATAGggaataaagagtaaaaatacaTAACATCTGATTATTTACTCTCAGAATTATTATAATTCATATAACTTGATTGGGTATTACTATACGGTCATTAAATGATTGTAtcattaggaaatattttaatttattttttaaattttttattaaaatttgttttaatgtttatttgtgagagagagagagagagacagagaacacaagtgggggaggggcagagagaggagacacagaatccgatgcaggctccaggctcttagctgtcagcacagagcccaacgcggggcttgaactcacaaaccatgagatcatgatgatCTGAGCGAtcttagccgaagtcagatgcttaaccaactgagccacccaggtgcccctattttaatttaaattttctttgccatacatttgtatattgtactagtttatagttctgattctattttcctgtgttttgctTATCTCAAGTTGTTTATTACTTTCCTGGATGTTCTGGTTTATTTTCTACTCTACTTCTACATAATAGcaaaatagttttaattatatAGAAACATAAGCGGTAAAGACTAGTTAATATAACCAGATACTTCTCAACTATACATTTTCTATCACATATATTCAACCTTAGTTACCAAACATTGacacatataaataatttaaattgaaaCCAGAATTTTCAATctcaaaatgtaattttcttaatttcacatgTTTGTTAATTCAGTGTTAACTTTTCCAGTTATATGTATGTTGACTAAAATATCATTTAACCATTATCTAACcttaataatttacataaaagggCATTTATTTACTTAGTGTTTGGTCAACTAAGTGTTATAATTTGCTAGATTCAAATAATATAGTCAAAGGAAAGGATGAAATTTATAGTATGAATTATGATAATCCccatgcaatttttaaaaaatattttgtgtactTTTACCCTGATACTGTTTAAAGAATACTTTCAGATTTGTGTGACAGTTCCAGaagtattttatattactttttcaaACATTCCTAGAGTAACAGAACATTAACCATATTGCCAAGTAAagatttttccataatttcaaaGCAGTATTCATCTTGAAGaatatttcttcatgtattttacatttatgtttcttATCTTTGATACAATGTCAGGAAGAGATGTATGATGTAGAGATTAATTCTCTACTTGGGAACAAAGCCTGCGTTTCTTCTTAGAATGGAATACCATTCCTAAACAACAGAGCTTGATTTAGATAATACAGTTTTTGAGTCATTGCCTAAGCTCTGTTTAGCTCATCTTTTGTAAAGATATTTGGCagtttaaaaaagacatttttaagattatttgatAATAGTTCCCAGTTAAATtggttattaaatattctttcctaagaagtttaattaaattttgattcttaaatttggAAATTCCTAATGTTTTTTAGTCCAtgggcaaaataaagaaaacatggtcaTCACTTAGCCCCTGTGACTTCCATTAACACAAAATAAGCTATTACATGTAGCATGGtccttaatattcttttattagaAGCTATGTTAGATTCAACCAATATAAAATTGTCAATTTGTCCATTCTGTTCTGTCAAAAATGATCATTTGAAAACCTAATattttgtaactttaaaaatgtgttatttttttagcctatggaatttttttttttttcttattatttggcTCTTCTGGCCAACTCCATTGGCAAAAATCGGCATTATTTGACTTAGGGACAGTAAAATTACTAGTGTATTCGTAAAACAAAGAGAGGTACCACTTTTCTTCCTTAGCCTCATAAGTTGAAGAGAAGGGAAGGTAATACCCTCATCTTCCAACTGAGCTCGGGCAGCAGAGATAACtcactggggaaggaaacagaactaTGTCTAAAACACCAGTGTGGCAAATagtgattgtttaaaaatatactgatgatgaattttttttcatagccCACTGTTCAGTTggtattcatataaatattttgcaCTTATTTTTATAGGGAAATAACTCTGCACATAATGAACAGAATTCCCAAATACCATCTCCAACTGACTGCCCATCATTCATTCTTAAGAGACAAAGTTCTTTAACATTCCAAAGCTCTGACCCAGAACAGATCCGACAGAGTTTGCTCACTGCAATCCGTTCTGGAGAGGCTGCTGCCAAATTGAAAAGGGTAAGTTTTCTTTATCAGATGGGTGACAGTGGGTTTATTTTCAACATTGTCAAACTAATACTTAGGGGAAATTGTTTTCTGGCTCTTGCATCTGAATAGGGAGGATGCCAGAAGTTGCTCTTTGATGTCAAGGGTCATTTTTGAAGTATAAGCTGAAAGAGTCCAGAGTCTTAcacatacttaaaaatatgtcCGGTCTATTTTCCACAACATGGGCCAGGTGCAGAACATGGGGTTTGCTCattattatataactatatatagaaagtaccctggactcttattttaataaattgtatTAGCATAGCAagaaaaattctttcagaaagaaaatccCTCCGTATTCCAGAAAAGCCGCACTAGCAATAGGAACGTGCAAGTTTTCAGTCCTGGCTCCCACGATGATCAAAGTCAACTACCATATGTGGGAgaatgagggggtgggggggcaggtggcTTTATAGGTTAAAAAATGTAGGGAAAATCTAGGGAATTTAGATGACACTGAAGGCAGAAAGTCTAGTCTAATAAGGCCCTGCCAAAGTGGCCAGCTCCTCCTTACGGAGATGTAGGAGAACTTCAGGAAGGGAGGTATGCTTCTTTTGGGGAGCAAATGCCAAAAAAATGTCACAGGGAATTATTTAGAGGTGAGTTTCCTCCCTCTGTTGCTTTCATCCACTCAAAGAAGTCCTACGtggtgaagcctggagcctggcatCAAAACTTGGACTTCCCAGAGGCTGTAGTCTCCCTAAATGTCTTTCTTGTTCTCCCCTTAGTTGTCTTGGTTGCAAGTTCCTCAACACTCAAGACAAGAAAAGTACTCATTATTCTCCTGACTCCCTAGGCATTTCGTTTTGTGAATTCCTTCTCTAATCATTTTAGAGGCTATTTAGAGAAGAGTAAGAGACTTGTTGAGCAAAGCACTGAGctcaacagaaataaaatctgCGAAGGGACAGGAATGCtgcaaggagagaaggaaaaggggagggcATCTCGGGCACATCTCCAAGGCCAGCCCTGTCTGCGCTCACCATTTTCCTCAGTGTGTTTCAGTGGAGCCATGAGTGACGGCTGTTTTCATGGAGGGCTTGGCGCTGCCATCTGGGCAAACAAGGAGACAGGGCAAAATACTGCCTGCTGTCAGGAGTGGAGGAAACACGAGGGAATAATTCAGGAGATTAggtttgaattttgtcaagtatTTGCAGAATCTGAATTCAGGtgccaggcagaaaaaaaaaaaaaagttggtggtTTTGAGTACTGAAACTGGTATTTCACAGGTCAcgacatttatatttttgtgaggAAATATGCCCACGCAAATAAACTGTACATCTTCACTTAAGAAAATAGTTCTCTTTCTAATCTTGTAAATTAAGGTTCAGTTTCAAGTCAGTCACTTCTGATCTAAAGCTTTCTCaattctgggcgcctgggtgactcagttggtaaggcatccgacttcagctcaggtcatgatctcgcggtttgttagtttgagccccacgtaggacCCTGTGTTGAgagctctggagcctgcttccaattctgcgtctccctttctctctgtccctcccctgctcatgtgcacacgtgtggtctctcgctctctcgctctctcaaaaagaaataagcgttaaaaaaatgtaaagctttcTCAGTTCAATAAACTTGATAAGCATTTTTTAAGCACAAAAGTACTAAACATTGTCCTAGATGCCggggatacaaaaatgaatgaaacgaAGCCTCTGCCTTCTGGGTGTTCACAGCCTGGGACTGAGAAGCAGTGACACATCAGGTCCACAGGAGAACCAAGTAGCTAGACAGAACATAACTGCAGTGCCTTTTCCTAAGTCCGTGGATAATAGTAATCAGTTCCAATGGACTAATTGCAGAAAAGAGTGCATTAAGTTGGGAATGTCTTTTAGGCCAACAGAACTGTACAGGCAAGCAGCTGTGTGCTTGGTGATACGGGCTCTAAATTGGCAGTCTCTTCACTTATAAAACTCTCCTTGCTTCCAGAATGAGCTGGATGTGAATCAGCATAGAAAGCAGGCTCTAAATGATGATCCTATAATTGTATCCTGTTTATAAGTCATTACTTGAGGTTCCATCAAGTCTAAATTTTATCTCTCTCAGTAGGAGATTATCAATAGCCCTGAGTCTTTGTAGTGCCAGTTCCTGAATTTTGTTTAATGAAAATTCCTTacataatcaattttttttttgcactaaaAATGAACACAGGGTCTAGTAAAGGTCACGGAACTGACACACTATGATCAGTATTTTCACTTCTAATTATACCCTAAAAAGGTGTGTGTTGTGTACCAGGACACATTTATAAGAATATTCATGAAATATTGTTTGTAATAGCTCTAAGTAAATATAACATTAATAtccaaaaacagaataaataatatattcaaagaatgGATTATCAAACAGCAGTAAGTTGGGCAAAGTACACCTAAACACAACAGGGCAAAGACCTATAAAAATATCTATGTGTAAAGTTTGACGGCATGCAAAACTAAATTGTATTATTTAACGATGCATGCGTAGgtggcaattatttttaaaagcaaggaagtaattataaaaatcatGATAGGGCTACTTCCACAGGGAGAGAAAAGGCTTTGCTGGGGTTTGTAGGAGAAGGACAGGCAACACAATTTAAGAGGAAACTAAAAAACTAAGTAATCGAGATAAATGTTATCTTAAtgcaagattttttaaatgtctaaatgaaagcaaaaacctgtgataaagaaaatgtcaacattttaaataaagacaagatCAGTAGGGAGCTGGAGCTATTCTCTTGGCCTGAGTGGTGGATTCTATATACGTTTGTGTTTGTTTCCATCAGGTTGTTTATTTAAGTTCAGTGCACTCTCCTGTACATGTattgtatttcaaaaaatatattgcaaaaggaagtaaaaatggaCACCAAAAGGCTCTGATTCCTTGTGATCTTTGCTTAAGTCCCATATTTCTATCCTGTACTGAACATTTCTCCtggtttgttttaaattctaacatttcttttataGAACAACAGTTATAGTGCCAAATAAAATCTTCAGTGATTTTGACAGTGGGCTTAGATTGTTCATCAGAAAATTGGCTCCAGGTTTGCCTATATTTTGGCACCCAAATGTTCAGTTTAACTCCAGGTACCAACCTGCCTTATGGCTCTGGTTCATACCCGAATAATTAACCTTCATTATAATAATTGGTTCACATTAGAACAATTATCTAGTTGATTGCTCTAGTGTAAATGTAGTCATGAAcatgccatgtttttttttttcatactaagaTTTTTTCCACACCTTACCCCTCTTTGACCCCCATGTAGTCACAGAATTGTTTAGTCTTCCTAGTTTTAATAAATCTAGTttactgttttataaaatgtatttggcaTAAAGATTTATATGTGAATCAGCAGATTGTTTTCAGAGAATATGAGATTAAGTAAACTATGATCATTTACTTGTGTTGATACAAGAACTTTCTGGCTACTTTTGGTTCCTGTTGATGCTTCAGTTACTAAAGGTCATTACACTATTACAAGTAGAATATACGTTTATGAAAATAAAGTGACAAATGGTATTTAGTAGTTGATATTAACCATTTCCTCAGAATGTAAAATTTATCTTTGGCTCCATAAAAacctggaaggaagaaagaaaccagataAGTCACCCAGAACTTATGGGATAAGTCACCCAGAACTTACtggcatttttatttgtttaattggtCTGCTTTTTACTCATACTTCCTTGTTTGGAATTTGTACAATCCGAGGGCTTCAGGTTGGCAGTTCTTtccatatatattaataaatgacAGTTTTATAGCAAATGTTCCTTACAAGAATAAGAAAACTACAAGAATATTCCTGATATTCTTTAAACTTAAAGTTGAGACAGTCAAATAGTAGATGCTCATATTAgtaaattctttaatgtttaaaattttttaattaaaaaaaaatctttatcgtAGGTGTCATATGTTCATTATTCAAAAAATTCAAGCAACACTCTTttactttataaatgtttataaaaagttATTGTATTccattcaagaaatattcattGATCTATACCGTGCCAGGCACTAAAATAAACATGCGGATAATGTGGCATTAAAATAGTCAAGGTTTCTGACCACACAGAATTTATAGACTAGTCTATAATAATGTCTTTTCATGCTTGAAAGTTTagtatacaaatttttaaatatcaaatgaaaTACCGTTTCCCCCTAAAGTAATTGCTCGTGATAGATTAAAGTGAAACCTTCCAGACCACTTTTGtagtatataaacatatttaatttttctgtacaaaaataaactcctctGTAAACCATTCATAAATATCTCTTTGATGTTTTCCATCTTATTACACATACACACTATTCTTTTACAGACTATGGAGTATTTGACTATATGAATGAACCATAGTTTATTTGCTCCTTGTTGGTGTACATTTCACTAGATTCTAGTTTCTCCACTCTATAAATGGTGCTACAATAAACATCTTTTATTTGTATTAGGGTCATTggtatgttttttaaatgcttaaaacaaaatttgtctctttttcttacaAAGAATTATGACCACTGCAAATTTGgcaataattacaaaaataatcccTACACACTGAAACTTTTCGTGCCAAAGTTACATAATGAAAGGTCATTACCTGTTTGTTGGCTATATTTGGAAAGGAACCCCACGTGAATACTAAACAAGGTGCAGGAGTTTTCCTTCCCCTGGTGGCAACTTTTCTTTTAGCTGTTTTAGTGTCAACCACTCTACTCCATCCTGGATTCATAGTGAAGAAAGTTGATTCGTTTCAATTACCAATCTTTGTTTTAGTAAAAGGCCATGAATGAAGCACTAGGAAATCAAATCCATACTgaatttgcccattttattttccctttcaggAACTTACTCTGATGCAAGGCAGAATCTGTGGCCTTTTGTACTCCAGTTCTCTTGTGATAATGTTTGGTTAAGAATCTATTCAAATTATAACTAGacattaaccattttttaaaagtattatcatattttatgtataatatttcaaaatattataccTATTTACTATCCAGAATccagatgattttttaaaacattcttctaAATGTTAGAATTTCAAGCTATTTAGGAAATTCTTAGTGTATTTCATTCACTTACCATTTGTAAATAGGGGACTTTGCCATAGAATCTTGGAATTTCGGAGTTTATTTATTGGGAGGAAGAAAACTACTTTTCATTCTGCAATTGTTTTGACATAACACTCTTAGATTTGACTTTTTTAGCCCTTCAAATGacagcattttaaaaaccaaagctGTATTTTCTTATAAACAAGGAGTACCTGGGGAGGGGAACGTCAAGTTAATATATACCATCAATacaaaaattctttgttttgtggAATTcgctttatttttctacattttccaaGGCAGCTTTGAGGAGCCAGAATTAACCTAGCAAAAATTGCTCTTCAACAGCTTGGCCTGCAGTCTGTTTGTGCTCTTGTCCTTTGAGTTGATTTGGTAATTTTGTGAAGGCTAAGATGTGTCAATGGATTATTTAACTTGTTTGTTGTGGAAATAACAactctctcatttttaattttatggtagAGTGAACATTTATTCTTAATCATTTGTGATTTATTGAATACGGAACACTAAATATTATCGCTTACAATTATACAGAAGTTCAAAAGTGGTAATtgttgaaaactaaaaattagaTAGCTGTGCCATTTTCACTTGATGGGTGCAAActgtgcttctttctttctcttaggtTACTGTTCCATCAAATACAATATCTGTGAATGGAAGGTCAAGACTCAGCCATTCCATGTCCCCTGATGCCCAGGATGGCCATTAAATGTGCCCTGTCGCAATGCACTTCACCACCTCTGTTTCACAGAACAATGTCATGCTGATGGAGAATGTTGGCCAATGTATATCCAGATGTACACTAATATATTGTCTATTAAAGTGTAAGAATTTGTGTTGTGGCTTTTAATGCCAAAAGAAGAATTACAGAATTTATAAGTTATAATAttttgggccttttttttttttttttttttttgccttaaaagcTGACTATGCTGCTTTAGAACTTTAAGACAAGGTGTTAATGACTTTCATTTCTCTCAAATG harbors:
- the COBLL1 gene encoding cordon-bleu protein-like 1 isoform X6; its protein translation is MGQVVTRRLGAGARAEPRRAMDSRAPRAQDALAALPPPAAPAGRKPKAKAPLPPAETKYLDASSVDDTVDSSACIMEQKENMIDKDIELSVVLPGDIIKSTTVHGSKPMMDLLIFLCAQYHLNPSSYTIDLQSAENNPIKFKPNTPIGMLEVEKVILKPKVLDKKKPTPIIPEKTVRVVINFKKTQKTIVRVSPHAPLQELAPIICSKCEFDPLHTLLLKDYQSQEPLDLTKSLNDLGLRELYAMDVSRATSVTASNKSSLQESCQISQNLDIMKEKDNKGFFSFFQRSKKKREQTASAPATPLVSKHRPAFTRSNTISKPYISNTLPSDAPKKRRAPLPPMPGSQSAPQDLAHIQERPASCVVKSLSVDETDKNPCGAGIVRTGSLQLSGTSVGNSSLKRTKRKAPSPPSKMPLPLSDEDNHVTVLQAGRAVPTDSAVEASCPEGPSNPDFTSLAEASLGPGLPSHEQCTVPRSPDEASLSECPGTPEAAVASLTPGISSDRSLEEIDEKEELSEVPKVEAENVSVKSQDIPFGSTDIINTLKNDPNSAVGNVTGESAQNSKEEKQEARNTDGQGPRIMVYNASNQERVVDSVRNLRSLGSTQENVDQNEIIVIPTDTEKNMKNGVRITEINVGGVAKDNSVDMGADRLSNYQAHKTDTAESYKENHLAPSLVAGQKLNQPSEEKTKMQDAAIQTNPSSDSFEGNHQGHHLSNFKVNESVQTPSNDKSTQPSSLSPQDSAVDASRKFRSQGPLNVHSENQLTIKGPVCARGNDGLLPSVDGIDKNSTISKNYPLYRQDYDPKPKPSNEITREYIPKIGMTTYKIVPPKTLEILKNSESETTGYKDDHEIHTLGKKHTGENVKETAIQTEDLVISDNPKEPQADLKLQPSPRTEHQVHGVENSPCIAMGSPLKPTPRMTRDTGTAPLVPNLEDINNILESKLKSRVSNPQTKPSSFFLQMQKRVSGHYVTSAAAKGVHVAPNPTPKELIKKEGEREVIPPPEQTLSPLSKTTPSPPQPQIKNADDNISNQKPTETPPPPIAPRPVPLPANQLAALNLKTLKTFGAPRPYSSSAPSPFALAVVKRSQSLSKVRTVSCSEGAAARPPPDTEEGKAPSVNKFVGIPQLLVSDKGNNSAHNEQNSQIPSPTDCPSFILKRQSSLTFQSSDPEQIRQSLLTAIRSGEAAAKLKRVTVPSNTISVNGRSRLSHSMSPDAQDGH
- the COBLL1 gene encoding cordon-bleu protein-like 1 isoform X5, producing MLKKKERKKYTSEDGASLNLPLLRKISHRCAFNRIATLEVKLELKKKKKNKTALDVKSRTAGRARCRLRSASFSPHFRGSRDPPLQSSPGRRKPKAKAPLPPAETKYLDASSVDDTVDSSACIMEQKENMIDKDIELSVVLPGDIIKSTTVHGSKPMMDLLIFLCAQYHLNPSSYTIDLQSAENNPIKFKPNTPIGMLEVEKVILKPKVLDKKKPTPIIPEKTVRVVINFKKTQKTIVRVSPHAPLQELAPIICSKCEFDPLHTLLLKDYQSQEPLDLTKSLNDLGLRELYAMDVSRATSVTASNKSSLQESCQISQNLDIMKEKDNKGFFSFFQRSKKKREQTASAPATPLVSKHRPAFTRSNTISKPYISNTLPSDAPKKRRAPLPPMPGSQSAPQDLAHIQERPASCVVKSLSVDETDKNPCGAGIVRTGSLQLSGTSVGNSSLKRTKRKAPSPPSKMPLPLSDEDNHVTVLQAGRAVPTDSAVEASCPEGPSNPAGISSDRSLEEIDEKEELSEVPKVEAENVSVKSQDIPFGSTDIINTLKNDPNSAVGNVTGESAQNSKEEKQEARNTDGQGPRIMVYNASNQERVVDSVRNLRSLGSTQENVDQNEIIVIPTDTEKNMKNGVRITEINVGGVAKDNSVDMGADRLSNYQAHKTDTAESYKENHLAPSLVAGQKLNQPSEEKTKMQDAAIQTNPSSDSFEGNHQGHHLSNFKVNESVQTPSNDKSTQPSSLSPQDSAVDASRKFRSQGPLNVHSENQLTIKGPVCARGNDGLLPSVDGIDKNSTISKNYPLYRQDYDPKPKPSNEITREYIPKIGMTTYKIVPPKTLEILKNSESETTGYKDDHEIHTLGKKHTGENVKETAIQTEDLVISDNPKEPQADLKLQPSPRTEHQVHGVENSPCIAMGSPLKPTPRMTRDTGTAPLVPNLEDINNILESKLKSRVSNPQTKPSSFFLQMQKRVSGHYVTSAAAKGVHVAPNPTPKELIKKEGEREVIPPPEQTLSPLSKTTPSPPQPQIKNADDNISNQKPTETPPPPIAPRPVPLPANQLAALNLKTLKTFGAPRPYSSSAPSPFALAVVKRSQSLSKVRTVSCSEGAAARPPPDTEEGKAPSVNKFVGIPQLLVSDKGNNSAHNEQNSQIPSPTDCPSFILKRQSSLTFQSSDPEQIRQSLLTAIRSGEAAAKLKRVTVPSNTISVNGRSRLSHSMSPDAQDGH